The Arvicola amphibius chromosome 11, mArvAmp1.2, whole genome shotgun sequence genomic interval CAGGCACACGTGGATGTATGAACCTAAAATTTCACGAAGAGTTTGGACTGCAGAATTTGACTGAGGGGATCTTGGGAAAAGCACTGATATGCCCAAACTTCCAAGCAGTCAAGGATCTTCTTACAAAGTTCTCTCATGgaagagaaaattatttcaccTTTTATCCTAAAGCTAGTTGCCCACAAGATGAGGGTTCACATGGAGTTTGTCTACCACTACCATGAAATATCTCAAATATAACAAATTAATATGtaattcattttctgtcttttcctttgcaACAATATTAGTAGTGAATTATTTGCATGTCGCCCCTTCTAGCTTCACATAGTTCACTGGAATTCAGCAAAGTACTCCAGTGCTGCTGAAGCCATCTCAAAGGCTGATGGGCTAGCAATCATTGGTGTCTTGGTCAAGGTGAGTCATAGGAGTTAATTAGCTgtcacttgatttttaaaatggtataTGTTGTGAAACCTACTatcatttaaatttatattttcatggaAGAGATGCTCTGAAGAAAGCTATCGTTAAATTGGATGAGACTGAATGACTAAGTGACTTTGGATTATAATATTTTGAGGTGACTTTTATCAAACACTTATtcagaaaatgacagaaatgcaTCAAGTATaactaaaataacataaaattgaaGGTGCAATCTTGTGtcattgttttaataaacatcTAGAGTATGTCTTACATACTTTGACCATCTTGTTCACAAataaatttaagcaatattttcTCTTGACTACTTTGTCTGTGATTATGCCTGATGAGAAATTGGCAAAATACAAGATCACATAAAAGTACATACCTCAGAAAATTTCCTCTCAGAGCACAAAGAAATCCCCCCCTCTCCAATTATTGGTGttacttgaaaaattaaattttgactaaagaatattttataagtatCAGTCTACAACTcatactttctttatcttttaattttctagGTTGGTCCAACCAACCCAAACCTGCAGAAAGTACTCGATGCCCTGAACTCAATTAAAACTAAGGTAAATAGTGAGCTAATTTAATTCTGAAAACAAGAACACATGGAAGTACATAAATCATCCAGTTGCCTGTTTGAAATGGGAAACAGGAAGACAGGTGTAGAAACCAAGCAGACACAAGGTGCCATGGAAACTTTTCTTGTCCTGGAGAAATTGATGTAggagttggttttgtttgttttcctggtgcTTGTTCTTAGTAGAACACTTTTTGATCTGATAAAACCAATCAAAAAAGTGACTTTTTGATCAGACACTCCTTGTTCTGCTAAAAACCAATCACACTCTAGTGAGAGCTTTCTGTTTCATGAAAAGGAACATCTTGATCTTTAGTAACATGAAAACATGGGCCTGAAGAGCCCTATTTAAGAACTATGATTCTGAACTAAACTTAAAACCCTTAATGGATTTTCTGAAATATCTAttcttagcaccactgtcttaACACTGTTTGACCTTATTCTGAAGGTCAAAGTACTTATCATTATTTTCACAGTGAGTAGAACAattgtattttatgaaaaataagtttgttttatGATGAGTTTAGAAAAGAACTTTGAATAAGCATATAATAAAGTGAGATGGAATGTTCTTTAAATTCTACTCAAGGatatcaaaatatatgaaaataaaatagaaggaaatAGTGAGGATAAAAgcagaaaatagtaaaaaaagaaataaaattacagatgAATACAAAACATTTTTCATCAATAAATGAAGAATTTACTATATAGAAtaagcagcaacaaaaaaagaatcatttgagCAGTTTTGGTAAAAAGAAAGCTGGCACAAACACCAAATGTTATTAgagggactggcaagatggctcagcaggtaacacAGCCTTTCCTAGTAGTATGGCCGAAATAACTCTGAAATTACAGCAAATCATTTACAACAGCATTATTGATGAAGCCATATTTTTGACCAAGTAGAGTTCACTCTAGATGTGGATAGCTGAGTGTTAGAACTAATCTTTGATTAGATCATTATATTAtcagattaaatataaaaattcatatcATCAGTTTCTCCAGCTGACACTGTTCTAGTGCAGTCAAGAAAAAGAATAGTACAGTGTCTACCACCATCACAGTTGAcatcataattaaaattttaactattaaacaaataaagaacaaaacataaaGCTAAATATtgggaaaacaaagacaaaattattGTGTATCGATGATATATCtaccaggaaaatttaaaggagtcaaataaataattaaattgacTAAAAAAAAGTCTGGTAAAACTGGTTGTATAAAAATTAtcttacagccgggcggtggtggctcacgcctttaatcccagcactcgggaggcagaggcaggcggatctctgtgagttcgaggccagcctggtctacaagagctagttccaggacaggctctaaaaaagctgcagagaaaccctgtcttgaaaaaccaaaaaaaaaaaattatcttacaAATATCAGTTAATTTTCTTTATACAAGTAATAACTGATCAGGAATACTTACgggaataaataagaataaaatgtaaCTGACGATCTTGTCCTGAATGCCTTTCCCCCTAGAACAGGACAGAGCGTTATCCAAAGAAATTAAGATATTTCCTAATGAATATTAAGTGTCTTTTGATAAATAtaaattacagaaaaattttagattattttcatcATCCaccaaatgaaaaggaagatttaATGTCCAAAACTTTCATAtactatttttatgttatttgtattgTTCATATTCACAAACATACCAGACATTAAACAAGTATAGTAGAAAAGTCACAATTAAATGCACCTAAAATCTCTAGGTAATATATAAAGGGGCATAGATTGATACATTTTATAGCATAATATATACTGCTTCTGTTCTCAGGGAAAACGAGCCCCATTCACAAATTTTGACCcatcctgtctccttccttcatcccGGGATTACTGGACTTACTTTGGCTCTCTGACTCACCCTCCTCTTCATGAAAGTGTGACCTGGTTCATCCTCAAGGAGAACATCACTGCCAGCCCTGAGCAGGTATcagttaaaatgaatttatttctggTGGAGGATCCCTGAGTTTTCTaaacaaacagatagatagatagatagatagatagatagatagatagatagatagatagatagatagatagatagatagatagatagataaagtcCTTCCAATAACTGTTTTTGTATGTAGAGAATAGACTCATGAGGTTCCAAGTTCCTGCTGTTCTTCataaagaaaagtcaaaactTGTTAGGTGGCTTCTCTGAATGTCAGGAACAGACAGTGAATTCTCCTTGGAACTTCCACAATGGCTCTCAGGTGGCCCAACTTAACAGTTGGTCAAATCGTCTCAGTTTCTCTagctaaagttttaaaatattgaacaaaGCACCTTCTGGCTATTGTTTCTAAAGATGTTGCTGCTGTTTGATGGAAGAGCTACTTTCCCGAGCTGTTTTGTGTTTCTCACAGCCTTGGGCCCTGCCATTTACTGATGCTTGTGGAGCAGAGGCATTGTACACCAAGCACTACAGTAGGCCCTTTGCATGGATTAACCCACTTAATCTGAACAACTCCCAAAAGGAAACGCTATGAGAAATTAAGGGGTGTTGAACTGACAAATCAATTGCACAAGCTCCCCAAGTAACAGAGCGAAAGTTGACATTCTGACAGAGCCAACTGTGCCTTAGTTAATACCTGGTGCAGAGGCGGGGACATTACTGCAGCCTCCTTCCTGCTCACCAAAAGAACCACCACTCTCTTTAACTGCTTTCTAAGCAACAATGCACTAAGTTCTCTGGAATCAAAGTGCTTTCTTGGACTTTAACAGCTTTTCATCCTTTAAATGTCTCACCCCACAGCTGGCACAGCTCCGCAGTGTTCTGTCAAatgcagagggagaggcagatgttCCTATTCTGAGCAACCACCGTCCAACCCAGCCCCTGAAGGGCAGAACAGTGACAGCCTCATTTTGAGGCCCGGCAGGGAggaatcctccatcaggaacCGGCCCCTCTGCAGACATCATCCAGTACAGTGATCAGTTTTAAGAAACAAAGTTATTTCTGTGCTAGTAAGACAGCATACCTGCAAATTTAATCCATAAAGCTAAAAGCCATTCATTTTAATTCCTGATGTTAATGCAGATAATCCATAAACTTGCCGATTGTAATCTCTAAACAAGCACTGTGACTAATCTCTCTCTGTGGAATGTTTCATAAGAAAATCACAATTAAGggatttccctttctcctctctccatttTAATTGAATCAATAAAatggctttctctcttctccttgtctattgtgcattttattaaaaccatTAGGTTTCTCCTCCATTTACAGTCTTAAATTTTAAAGGGCTTACTTGAGTCTTTCATCTCAAATGTAAGCTAAGGGAATCCAGGAATGAAGCACTGACTAATCCCTTTGACTTAAGATAGCATCTAGATTTAGTGCTTTTATGCTAGTGCAAGCACTGCTTTCATTCGTGTGCCCTATGATTACAATGTAAAAGTGACTAAGGGCAGGGATTTTCTGCCATCATTATAATTGATGGGTTTGTAAGCAtactctgtgttttttttttcttttttctctgataattttttattactttataaataataggaatcacTGAAAGGAGCTGGGTAGTTTGGtcggtcagtaaagtgcttgttacACATgtacaaaggacctgagttcaataccaagaacccatataaaaagtgTAGTTGTGGTGGCACTATTGTTAGGCCAATACTGAGGAGGTAGATACAGGCATATCTCAGGGGTTTTCTGGCCAGTTGCAGACATTGAGTCGTATtgattgtatgtgtatgatgtgtgtgtgtgtgtgcacatgtgtgttcaggcATATGTGGAGGTGAGAGGCCAATGACAGATATGTTTCCCAGTTTGCctctattttttttgagacaaggtcttttccTGAACCTTGTTCAATAATTCAATAATTTGGCTAGctagctgaccagtgagctccaggctcctcctgtctctgtctctccagtgctagTGTTACAGACAAAAGCTGCATATCCAGTACCCGTGttagttctggggatctgaattcaagtCTTCATTTTGTGTGGTAAGCACTTCACAAGCACCATCTTTCCAAACCCAGTACTTACCCTTGGATTCTCAAGCCATCCTGAGGaccaaagggaaagaaatattAACTTAATTTAAGACATTCATGTTGAAATAATGCTCAGGAtcttcattttaaacattttctggaaatgaaaaatttctaaaTAAGTTTTATAGGAAGGACCTAGAAAGTACTTGATTCTATGacctgtgttttgttgtttgtttaaggTTAAAATGGATTCcaggatttatttgtgtgtatgtgagtctcATAATTGGAAGGATAAACATGGGACAGGAGACATATGAAGGTGGTCAGTCTGTTTCCCTTAAGCTGAGTACTTCCAGGAAGTCAGcttccttcctgttccttcaTAGGGCTTCCATGCTTCCTTAAAGTGATTGATAAAGCAGCCGTTCTCAGACATAGAAGAGCCTTTGGACCATTTGAAGATTTCACTCACTTCCCTTCTATTCTGTGCCCTCTCTGCTTACTGACTTTGGGTAGAATATTGAACATCCTGCGaggattttctgttattttaaaaatgttggaaAGCCGGAGTTTATGACAAATTCCCTGGAACTCTAAGAAAGGtctaaaaaatgtatatattgttttttattcaGCTTCAGTTTCCTCTGTGTATCCAAGCTTGTGCTTCCACCAGGATGTGAGCTGCAGACCATCCTGCCTTTTGGGATACAGTCAGCTGCTCAACAAGGGTTTCTTCTCCACAATGGAAGGCTGTAGCtagtggttctcagccctccTAATGCTTCaatactttaatacagttcctcatattgtgctgatgatcccaaccataaaattatttttgttgcaacttcattattgtaattttgatactcttatgaatcataatataagtatctgtgttttccagtgctCATAGGTGACCACTGTGAAAGTATCCTCAACCCCCacaagggtcatgacccacagatggAGAATGACTAATTTTGATGCTCTACTGATGTCTCTTTTTCTGAGATGAGCATTGTACTAGGAGAATAGATATAACAGACTGAGGTGAAGAAAATCTTtctttcaatataaaataaaatactttcaggGCTGAGAGGATGACTCAGTACATACAGCACTTTCTTTGTTAGTATGAGGACCAGAATCTGgattccccagaagccacataaaaacCATAGATGATGTGGTGACCATCAATTATCCCTAGAATAAGCTAGCTGGCTAACAAACTTAATAAGAGAGACCATGTCCCAGTGAATATAGTAGAAAACAATCATGAAGACAACTAACATCAGCTGCCAGCCTTGTGTAGGAGGtccatctgtttatgtgttgctttcattggttgaataaagaaactgccctgaccttttgatagggcagagcttccataggcagagaagacagaacagaatgctggtaaGAAGGGCAGTATGAcagacgccatggttctcctgccagagacggacgctggttagacttatgcctgtaagccacagtcaagtggtgatacacattaatggagatgggttaacctagtatgtgagagttagccaataagaggctagaaataatgggccaggcaatgtttaaatgaatacgatTTCTGTGTACTTATTTTGGGCGTAAGCTAGCTAGGTGGGACGAAACAAAAGgacctgctctccctacaacatATTGGTACCCAaagtgatggactaaatccacttaaaaacctgagagggaagaagaagaagaagaagaagaagaagaagaagaagaagaagaagaagaagaagaagaagaagaagaagaagaagaagaagaagaagaagaagaagaagaagaagaagtagtaagagagagagagagagagattaacacagttttttgttgtttgttggtggCATGCTGCAGAGAGAATTTCCTAACTcaaaagtcaaaaaaaatcacacagttttaaaatgctggctttctggccTATGCTGCTAGTGTGACCTCTGTCTCttgtgggagacagagcatttagatggggtttgtgagtaaagtgGTATGGTGTGCCTACAAGGGGGGCATTGCATGccacagctcagaggcacaagtgattcagaggcacaagcagctctgccatgctagtGGTACAGTgcacatggctcagaggcacaagggGCTCCAGCATGTTGGACTGGGTAGGACAAACAGGCAGTACCTCTATTAGACCTTGGATTGTCACAGATTAGATTCTtaagagcttagcattttaaaagcacaaaataaaactgttactggacagtaaagaattacagattcacaataggacagattcagacataaacaacctctaaatgggtcacagtgttggatgggtgtacttaggcttgggagaaagaagaaaaagagtatagagcttcataaaacaaagttaatgctttaaaaaaggtaaagtctttaaagagacagagtacagatagtcatagatttttttaaaaaaagaaaaataagccacatacaaatggaaaattcacagagtctggattatgtgaattattgtgttttataaattttttgactgtgaaggcactaagtacagagagacttttcattgtatgtgctgttaaactaaaccaacatgtatattatgaaggtattttgacttcagaatttggttctaaggatatgatgctttaaaaaatgaggtttttcatttgttttcacagaggatgataCCATGTGGATTTCATCtagacaaatatggtttgatagaccacatcctcctgaaaggttgccataaacaccctcaaaaattactttactcaactgctgactgagatgaacctagcatacagaatataccatgaaagacctgattagtagtgcccccatacagcacaaaacagtttggagagaaaaaaactatgcccatattcccaaatattgtttataaatgttcttttacatttaaagggggatatgatatagatatgaataatttgcgtttatatggattttgttttattggtataaatttaagatcaatcttgttatatgtatatttctgctcttaattaaagtattgtgattatatagtttattttaaaatgtaatatataattaagaaatatatgttaatagataatcatctgtaataatcaagtttatagtcatgttagattttctagatgtgcatagatatattacatataagcattctttatatctttcaaagactacagaatatggcatttaaatgttttaataacttaggactttcatgacaatgagacatgtctgctccaggcagcaccaagctacttcctgaggaagatgggcatcaaagagtctccttatggagtttgatagccatttgggcaagaaactgctcttgcctggactgttgtataaactggacacaaagaaccaaTTGCTGAgtttcaggttcaatgagagccctgtctcaaaaaacaagatggagaatAATTGAGGAAGCACTCAATATGAGACTttggtgtacatgtgtgcgcacacacacatacacacacacacactaatattcTCTCAATAAATAGTAATTGCAATTTATTCAACAAGTCATCATAGGACATTTAGACATTCTCATTACAAATACTTTTCTATTGACTTTATTGAGcgatacatttttctctgctcccctttctgcctctcccctccccttcaacattCTCCCATGGTAACCATGCTCCAAATGTACTCAGGAAattttgtcttttactacttcccatgtagattagatccatgtatgtctctcttgcgGTCTGCATTGtagtctaggctctctgggattatgatttgtaggctggttttctttgctttatgttaaaaaaacaacttatgagtcagtacataagatatttgtctttctgggtctgggatacctcactaaatatgttttctagctccatccgtttgtctgcaaatttcaagatgtcattattatttttcctatggtatagtattccattgtgtaaatgtatcacattttccttatccattctttggtcaaggggatttagattgttttcaggttctagctatgaaACAATGCtgttgttaccaagtatatggtcaattttcgaaaaggttccatgagctgcagagaaggtgtattctttcctatttgggtggaatgttctatagatttctgttacgtccatttggttcattacctccattaagtctct includes:
- the Ca1 gene encoding carbonic anhydrase 1; this translates as MASADWGYDAKNGPDQWSKLYPIANGNNQSPVDIKTNEVKHDTSLKPISVSYNPATAKEIVNVGHSFQVVFDDSGNQSVLKGGPLSDTYRLIQFHFHWGNSNDHGSEHTVDGVKYSGELHIVHWNSAKYSSAAEAISKADGLAIIGVLVKVGPTNPNLQKVLDALNSIKTKGKRAPFTNFDPSCLLPSSRDYWTYFGSLTHPPLHESVTWFILKENITASPEQLAQLRSVLSNAEGEADVPILSNHRPTQPLKGRTVTASF